A single region of the Ahaetulla prasina isolate Xishuangbanna chromosome 13, ASM2864084v1, whole genome shotgun sequence genome encodes:
- the TLE3 gene encoding transducin-like enhancer protein 3 isoform X13 produces MYPQGRHPGPHQPGQPGFKFTVAESCDRIKDEFQFLQAQYHSLKVEYDKLANEKTEMQRHYVMYYEMSYGLNIEMHKQTEIAKRLNTILAQIMPFLSQEHQQQVAQAVERAKQVTMTELNAIIGQQLQAQHLSHAPHGPQVQLPPHPSGLPPPGIPPVPGSGSGLLALGALSNQAHLAVKDEKHPHDLDPRDRDSSANISISPSEGLHASEKHRGCSDYAGIEPKKRKVEEKEGLSRYDSDGDKSDDLVVDVSNENSLAGSGPALATSSVRGRSPGGLLVVSTCFCCQDPATPRVSPAHSPPENGLDKARGLKKDAPNSPASVASSSSTPSSKTKDHNDKSSTPGLKSNTPTPRSDVPMPGTSSTPGLRPAPGKPPGMDPLASALRTPISLASSYAAPFAMMGHHEMNGSLASPGAYAGLHNIPPQMTAAAVAYGRSPMVSFGAVGFDPHPPMRTPVLPSIPGGKPAYSFHVGTDGQMQPVPFPHDALAGPGIPRHARQINTLSHGEVVCAVTISNPTRHVYTGGKGCVKIWDISQPGTKNPISQLDCLNRDNYIRSCKLLPDGRTLIVGGEASTLTIWDLASPTPRIKAELTSSAPACYALAISPDAKVCFSCCSDGNIAVWDLHNQTLVRQFQGHTDGASCIDISHDGTKLWTGGLDNTVRSWDLREGRQLQQHDFTSQIFSLGYCPTGEWLVVGLESSNVEVLHHTKPDKYQLHLHESCVLSLKFACCGKWFVSTGKDNLLNAWRTPYGASIFQSKESSSVLSCDISADDKYIVTGSGDKKATVYEVIY; encoded by the exons ACAGAGATTGCCAAGAGACTGAATACGATTCTCGCCCAGATCATGCCTTTTCTATCACAAGAG caccagcagcaagtggctcaggCAGTTGAGCGGGCCAAGCAGGTGACCATGACGGAGCTGAATGCCATCATTGGG CAGCAGCTCCAGGCCCAGCACCTCTCCCACGCCCCTCACGGGCCCCAGGTACAGCTGCCGCCTCACCCGTCAGGCCTGCCACCCCCAGGGATCCCCCCTGTCCCAGGGAGCGGTTCGGGGCTCTTGGCCCTTGGGGCCCTCAGCAACCAAGCACATTTGGCTGTGAAAGACGAGAAGCATCCGCACGATCTGGACCCTCGAG ACCGTGACTCTAGTGCG AACATCTCCATCTCCCCATCGGAGGGCCTGCATGCCAGCGAGAAGCACAGGGGCTGCTCAGACTATGCCGGCATTGAGCCCAAGAAGCggaaggtggaggagaaggagggtttGAGCCGCTAC GATAGTGATGGCGACAAGAGCGATGACCTGGTTGTCGATGTCTCCAATGAG AACAGCTTAGCTGGGTCTGGACCTGCACTCGCAACCTCCTCAGTTCGGGGAAGGAGCCCTGGAGGTCTGCTTGTGGTGAGCACTTGCTTTTGTTGCCAGGATCCAGCAACCCCCCGGGTGAGCCCTGCCCACTCACCTCCGGAGAACGGGCTGGATAAAGCCCGTGGACTGAAGAAGGACGCCCCAAACAGCCCGGCCTCCGTCGCCTCCTCCAGCAGCACCCCGTCTTCCAAGACTAAAGACCAC AATGATAAATCCTCTACGCCTGGTTTAAAGTCCAACACTCCCACACCAAGGAGCGATGTACCGATGCCTGGGACAAGCAGCACTCCGGGCCTCCGACCGGCACCAGGGAAGCCCCCTGGAATGGATCCCTTGG CATCTGCCTTAAGGACCCCCATCTCCCTCGCTAGCTCTTATGCTGCCCCCTTTGCCATGATGGGGCATCACGAGATGAATGGCTCCCTTGCCAGCCCTGGGGCCTATGCAGGATTGCACAACATCCCCCCTCAAATGACAGCTGCCGCTGTAGCCTATGGCCGGTCACCCATGGTGAGCTTTGGAGCT GTTGGATTTGACCCCCATCCACCAATGAGGACTCCTGTCCTGCCCTCCATTCCTGGTGGCAAACC GGCTTACTCATTTCACGTCGGCACAGATGGGCAGATGCAGCCAGTTCCGTTTCCTCATGATGCCCTTGCTGGCCCTGGCATCCCCCGCCACGCCCGTCAGATCAATACCCTGAGCCATGGTGAAGTGGTGTGTGCCGTGACTATCAGCAACCCAACCAGGCATGTGTACACAGGGGGAAAGGGCTGTGTGAAGATTTGGGATATCAGCCAGCCGGGCACCAAGAACCCCATCTCCCAGCTAGATTGCTTG AACAGGGATAACTACATCCGTTCCTGCAAACTCCTTCCAGATGGGCGCACGCTTATTGTGGGGGGAGAGGCCAGCACCCTCACCATTtgggatctggcttcccccacccccagaatcAAGGCAGAACTGACCTCCTCTGCCCCTGCCTGTTATGCCTTGGCCATCAGCCCAGATGCCAAGGTGTGCTTCTCCTGCTGCAGTGATGGAAACATCGCCGTCTGGGATCTCCACAACCAGACACTGGTTAG GCAGTTCCAGGGTCACACGGATGGCGCCAGCTGCATTGACATCTCCCATGATGGCACCAAACTCTGGACGGGGGGCTTGGACAATACCGTGCGCTCCTGGGACCTTCGGGAAGGCAGGCAGCTACAGCAACATGACTTCACCTCCCAG ATCTTCTCGCTCGGCTACTGTCCAACAGGCGAGTGGCTTGTAGTGGGATTAGAGAGCAGCAATGTGGAAGTGCTGCATCACACCAAACCTGACAAATATCAGCTCCATCTGCACGAAAGCTGTGTTCTCTCCCTGAAGTTTGCCTGTTGTG GAAAGTGGTTTGTGAGCACTGGCAAAGACAACCTTCTCAATGCCTGGAGGACCCCGTATGGAGCCAGCATCTTCCAG TCAAAAGAATCTTCTTCCGTTTTAAGCTGTGATATTTCAGCAGATGACAAATACATTGTCACAGGTTCGGGTGACAAAAAGGCCACAGTTTACGAAGTAATCTACTGA
- the TLE3 gene encoding transducin-like enhancer protein 3 isoform X11 produces the protein MYPQGRHPGPHQPGQPGFKFTVAESCDRIKDEFQFLQAQYHSLKVEYDKLANEKTEMQRHYVMYYEMSYGLNIEMHKQTEIAKRLNTILAQIMPFLSQEHQQQVAQAVERAKQVTMTELNAIIGQQQLQAQHLSHAPHGPQVQLPPHPSGLPPPGIPPVPGSGSGLLALGALSNQAHLAVKDEKHPHDLDPRDRDSSALPQNISISPSEGLHASEKHRGCSDYAGIEPKKRKVEEKEGLSRYDSDGDKSDDLVVDVSNENSLAGSGPALATSSVRGRSPGGLLVVSTCFCCQDPATPRVSPAHSPPENGLDKARGLKKDAPNSPASVASSSSTPSSKTKDHNDKSSTPGLKSNTPTPRSDVPMPGTSSTPGLRPAPGKPPGMDPLASALRTPISLASSYAAPFAMMGHHEMNGSLASPGAYAGLHNIPPQMTAAAVAYGRSPMVSFGAVGFDPHPPMRTPVLPSIPGGKPAYSFHVGTDGQMQPVPFPHDALAGPGIPRHARQINTLSHGEVVCAVTISNPTRHVYTGGKGCVKIWDISQPGTKNPISQLDCLNRDNYIRSCKLLPDGRTLIVGGEASTLTIWDLASPTPRIKAELTSSAPACYALAISPDAKVCFSCCSDGNIAVWDLHNQTLVRQFQGHTDGASCIDISHDGTKLWTGGLDNTVRSWDLREGRQLQQHDFTSQIFSLGYCPTGEWLVVGLESSNVEVLHHTKPDKYQLHLHESCVLSLKFACCGKWFVSTGKDNLLNAWRTPYGASIFQSKESSSVLSCDISADDKYIVTGSGDKKATVYEVIY, from the exons ACAGAGATTGCCAAGAGACTGAATACGATTCTCGCCCAGATCATGCCTTTTCTATCACAAGAG caccagcagcaagtggctcaggCAGTTGAGCGGGCCAAGCAGGTGACCATGACGGAGCTGAATGCCATCATTGGG CAGCAGCAGCTCCAGGCCCAGCACCTCTCCCACGCCCCTCACGGGCCCCAGGTACAGCTGCCGCCTCACCCGTCAGGCCTGCCACCCCCAGGGATCCCCCCTGTCCCAGGGAGCGGTTCGGGGCTCTTGGCCCTTGGGGCCCTCAGCAACCAAGCACATTTGGCTGTGAAAGACGAGAAGCATCCGCACGATCTGGACCCTCGAG ACCGTGACTCTAGTGCG CTTCCCCAGAACATCTCCATCTCCCCATCGGAGGGCCTGCATGCCAGCGAGAAGCACAGGGGCTGCTCAGACTATGCCGGCATTGAGCCCAAGAAGCggaaggtggaggagaaggagggtttGAGCCGCTAC GATAGTGATGGCGACAAGAGCGATGACCTGGTTGTCGATGTCTCCAATGAG AACAGCTTAGCTGGGTCTGGACCTGCACTCGCAACCTCCTCAGTTCGGGGAAGGAGCCCTGGAGGTCTGCTTGTGGTGAGCACTTGCTTTTGTTGCCAGGATCCAGCAACCCCCCGGGTGAGCCCTGCCCACTCACCTCCGGAGAACGGGCTGGATAAAGCCCGTGGACTGAAGAAGGACGCCCCAAACAGCCCGGCCTCCGTCGCCTCCTCCAGCAGCACCCCGTCTTCCAAGACTAAAGACCAC AATGATAAATCCTCTACGCCTGGTTTAAAGTCCAACACTCCCACACCAAGGAGCGATGTACCGATGCCTGGGACAAGCAGCACTCCGGGCCTCCGACCGGCACCAGGGAAGCCCCCTGGAATGGATCCCTTGG CATCTGCCTTAAGGACCCCCATCTCCCTCGCTAGCTCTTATGCTGCCCCCTTTGCCATGATGGGGCATCACGAGATGAATGGCTCCCTTGCCAGCCCTGGGGCCTATGCAGGATTGCACAACATCCCCCCTCAAATGACAGCTGCCGCTGTAGCCTATGGCCGGTCACCCATGGTGAGCTTTGGAGCT GTTGGATTTGACCCCCATCCACCAATGAGGACTCCTGTCCTGCCCTCCATTCCTGGTGGCAAACC GGCTTACTCATTTCACGTCGGCACAGATGGGCAGATGCAGCCAGTTCCGTTTCCTCATGATGCCCTTGCTGGCCCTGGCATCCCCCGCCACGCCCGTCAGATCAATACCCTGAGCCATGGTGAAGTGGTGTGTGCCGTGACTATCAGCAACCCAACCAGGCATGTGTACACAGGGGGAAAGGGCTGTGTGAAGATTTGGGATATCAGCCAGCCGGGCACCAAGAACCCCATCTCCCAGCTAGATTGCTTG AACAGGGATAACTACATCCGTTCCTGCAAACTCCTTCCAGATGGGCGCACGCTTATTGTGGGGGGAGAGGCCAGCACCCTCACCATTtgggatctggcttcccccacccccagaatcAAGGCAGAACTGACCTCCTCTGCCCCTGCCTGTTATGCCTTGGCCATCAGCCCAGATGCCAAGGTGTGCTTCTCCTGCTGCAGTGATGGAAACATCGCCGTCTGGGATCTCCACAACCAGACACTGGTTAG GCAGTTCCAGGGTCACACGGATGGCGCCAGCTGCATTGACATCTCCCATGATGGCACCAAACTCTGGACGGGGGGCTTGGACAATACCGTGCGCTCCTGGGACCTTCGGGAAGGCAGGCAGCTACAGCAACATGACTTCACCTCCCAG ATCTTCTCGCTCGGCTACTGTCCAACAGGCGAGTGGCTTGTAGTGGGATTAGAGAGCAGCAATGTGGAAGTGCTGCATCACACCAAACCTGACAAATATCAGCTCCATCTGCACGAAAGCTGTGTTCTCTCCCTGAAGTTTGCCTGTTGTG GAAAGTGGTTTGTGAGCACTGGCAAAGACAACCTTCTCAATGCCTGGAGGACCCCGTATGGAGCCAGCATCTTCCAG TCAAAAGAATCTTCTTCCGTTTTAAGCTGTGATATTTCAGCAGATGACAAATACATTGTCACAGGTTCGGGTGACAAAAAGGCCACAGTTTACGAAGTAATCTACTGA
- the TLE3 gene encoding transducin-like enhancer protein 3 isoform X12 — MYPQGRHPGPHQPGQPGFKFTVAESCDRIKDEFQFLQAQYHSLKVEYDKLANEKTEMQRHYVMYYEMSYGLNIEMHKQTEIAKRLNTILAQIMPFLSQEHQQQVAQAVERAKQVTMTELNAIIGQQLQAQHLSHAPHGPQVQLPPHPSGLPPPGIPPVPGSGSGLLALGALSNQAHLAVKDEKHPHDLDPRDRDSSALPQNISISPSEGLHASEKHRGCSDYAGIEPKKRKVEEKEGLSRYDSDGDKSDDLVVDVSNENSLAGSGPALATSSVRGRSPGGLLVVSTCFCCQDPATPRVSPAHSPPENGLDKARGLKKDAPNSPASVASSSSTPSSKTKDHNDKSSTPGLKSNTPTPRSDVPMPGTSSTPGLRPAPGKPPGMDPLASALRTPISLASSYAAPFAMMGHHEMNGSLASPGAYAGLHNIPPQMTAAAVAYGRSPMVSFGAVGFDPHPPMRTPVLPSIPGGKPAYSFHVGTDGQMQPVPFPHDALAGPGIPRHARQINTLSHGEVVCAVTISNPTRHVYTGGKGCVKIWDISQPGTKNPISQLDCLNRDNYIRSCKLLPDGRTLIVGGEASTLTIWDLASPTPRIKAELTSSAPACYALAISPDAKVCFSCCSDGNIAVWDLHNQTLVRQFQGHTDGASCIDISHDGTKLWTGGLDNTVRSWDLREGRQLQQHDFTSQIFSLGYCPTGEWLVVGLESSNVEVLHHTKPDKYQLHLHESCVLSLKFACCGKWFVSTGKDNLLNAWRTPYGASIFQSKESSSVLSCDISADDKYIVTGSGDKKATVYEVIY; from the exons ACAGAGATTGCCAAGAGACTGAATACGATTCTCGCCCAGATCATGCCTTTTCTATCACAAGAG caccagcagcaagtggctcaggCAGTTGAGCGGGCCAAGCAGGTGACCATGACGGAGCTGAATGCCATCATTGGG CAGCAGCTCCAGGCCCAGCACCTCTCCCACGCCCCTCACGGGCCCCAGGTACAGCTGCCGCCTCACCCGTCAGGCCTGCCACCCCCAGGGATCCCCCCTGTCCCAGGGAGCGGTTCGGGGCTCTTGGCCCTTGGGGCCCTCAGCAACCAAGCACATTTGGCTGTGAAAGACGAGAAGCATCCGCACGATCTGGACCCTCGAG ACCGTGACTCTAGTGCG CTTCCCCAGAACATCTCCATCTCCCCATCGGAGGGCCTGCATGCCAGCGAGAAGCACAGGGGCTGCTCAGACTATGCCGGCATTGAGCCCAAGAAGCggaaggtggaggagaaggagggtttGAGCCGCTAC GATAGTGATGGCGACAAGAGCGATGACCTGGTTGTCGATGTCTCCAATGAG AACAGCTTAGCTGGGTCTGGACCTGCACTCGCAACCTCCTCAGTTCGGGGAAGGAGCCCTGGAGGTCTGCTTGTGGTGAGCACTTGCTTTTGTTGCCAGGATCCAGCAACCCCCCGGGTGAGCCCTGCCCACTCACCTCCGGAGAACGGGCTGGATAAAGCCCGTGGACTGAAGAAGGACGCCCCAAACAGCCCGGCCTCCGTCGCCTCCTCCAGCAGCACCCCGTCTTCCAAGACTAAAGACCAC AATGATAAATCCTCTACGCCTGGTTTAAAGTCCAACACTCCCACACCAAGGAGCGATGTACCGATGCCTGGGACAAGCAGCACTCCGGGCCTCCGACCGGCACCAGGGAAGCCCCCTGGAATGGATCCCTTGG CATCTGCCTTAAGGACCCCCATCTCCCTCGCTAGCTCTTATGCTGCCCCCTTTGCCATGATGGGGCATCACGAGATGAATGGCTCCCTTGCCAGCCCTGGGGCCTATGCAGGATTGCACAACATCCCCCCTCAAATGACAGCTGCCGCTGTAGCCTATGGCCGGTCACCCATGGTGAGCTTTGGAGCT GTTGGATTTGACCCCCATCCACCAATGAGGACTCCTGTCCTGCCCTCCATTCCTGGTGGCAAACC GGCTTACTCATTTCACGTCGGCACAGATGGGCAGATGCAGCCAGTTCCGTTTCCTCATGATGCCCTTGCTGGCCCTGGCATCCCCCGCCACGCCCGTCAGATCAATACCCTGAGCCATGGTGAAGTGGTGTGTGCCGTGACTATCAGCAACCCAACCAGGCATGTGTACACAGGGGGAAAGGGCTGTGTGAAGATTTGGGATATCAGCCAGCCGGGCACCAAGAACCCCATCTCCCAGCTAGATTGCTTG AACAGGGATAACTACATCCGTTCCTGCAAACTCCTTCCAGATGGGCGCACGCTTATTGTGGGGGGAGAGGCCAGCACCCTCACCATTtgggatctggcttcccccacccccagaatcAAGGCAGAACTGACCTCCTCTGCCCCTGCCTGTTATGCCTTGGCCATCAGCCCAGATGCCAAGGTGTGCTTCTCCTGCTGCAGTGATGGAAACATCGCCGTCTGGGATCTCCACAACCAGACACTGGTTAG GCAGTTCCAGGGTCACACGGATGGCGCCAGCTGCATTGACATCTCCCATGATGGCACCAAACTCTGGACGGGGGGCTTGGACAATACCGTGCGCTCCTGGGACCTTCGGGAAGGCAGGCAGCTACAGCAACATGACTTCACCTCCCAG ATCTTCTCGCTCGGCTACTGTCCAACAGGCGAGTGGCTTGTAGTGGGATTAGAGAGCAGCAATGTGGAAGTGCTGCATCACACCAAACCTGACAAATATCAGCTCCATCTGCACGAAAGCTGTGTTCTCTCCCTGAAGTTTGCCTGTTGTG GAAAGTGGTTTGTGAGCACTGGCAAAGACAACCTTCTCAATGCCTGGAGGACCCCGTATGGAGCCAGCATCTTCCAG TCAAAAGAATCTTCTTCCGTTTTAAGCTGTGATATTTCAGCAGATGACAAATACATTGTCACAGGTTCGGGTGACAAAAAGGCCACAGTTTACGAAGTAATCTACTGA
- the TLE3 gene encoding transducin-like enhancer protein 3 isoform X18 — MYPQGRHPYYEMSYGLNIEMHKQTEIAKRLNTILAQIMPFLSQEHQQQVAQAVERAKQVTMTELNAIIGQQQLQAQHLSHAPHGPQVQLPPHPSGLPPPGIPPVPGSGSGLLALGALSNQAHLAVKDEKHPHDLDPRDRDSSALPQNISISPSEGLHASEKHRGCSDYAGIEPKKRKVEEKEGLSRYDSDGDKSDDLVVDVSNENSLAGSGPALATSSVRGRSPGGLLVVSTCFCCQDPATPRVSPAHSPPENGLDKARGLKKDAPNSPASVASSSSTPSSKTKDHNDKSSTPGLKSNTPTPRSDVPMPGTSSTPGLRPAPGKPPGMDPLASALRTPISLASSYAAPFAMMGHHEMNGSLASPGAYAGLHNIPPQMTAAAVAYGRSPMVSFGAVGFDPHPPMRTPVLPSIPGGKPAYSFHVGTDGQMQPVPFPHDALAGPGIPRHARQINTLSHGEVVCAVTISNPTRHVYTGGKGCVKIWDISQPGTKNPISQLDCLNRDNYIRSCKLLPDGRTLIVGGEASTLTIWDLASPTPRIKAELTSSAPACYALAISPDAKVCFSCCSDGNIAVWDLHNQTLVRQFQGHTDGASCIDISHDGTKLWTGGLDNTVRSWDLREGRQLQQHDFTSQIFSLGYCPTGEWLVVGLESSNVEVLHHTKPDKYQLHLHESCVLSLKFACCGKWFVSTGKDNLLNAWRTPYGASIFQSKESSSVLSCDISADDKYIVTGSGDKKATVYEVIY; from the exons ACAGAGATTGCCAAGAGACTGAATACGATTCTCGCCCAGATCATGCCTTTTCTATCACAAGAG caccagcagcaagtggctcaggCAGTTGAGCGGGCCAAGCAGGTGACCATGACGGAGCTGAATGCCATCATTGGG CAGCAGCAGCTCCAGGCCCAGCACCTCTCCCACGCCCCTCACGGGCCCCAGGTACAGCTGCCGCCTCACCCGTCAGGCCTGCCACCCCCAGGGATCCCCCCTGTCCCAGGGAGCGGTTCGGGGCTCTTGGCCCTTGGGGCCCTCAGCAACCAAGCACATTTGGCTGTGAAAGACGAGAAGCATCCGCACGATCTGGACCCTCGAG ACCGTGACTCTAGTGCG CTTCCCCAGAACATCTCCATCTCCCCATCGGAGGGCCTGCATGCCAGCGAGAAGCACAGGGGCTGCTCAGACTATGCCGGCATTGAGCCCAAGAAGCggaaggtggaggagaaggagggtttGAGCCGCTAC GATAGTGATGGCGACAAGAGCGATGACCTGGTTGTCGATGTCTCCAATGAG AACAGCTTAGCTGGGTCTGGACCTGCACTCGCAACCTCCTCAGTTCGGGGAAGGAGCCCTGGAGGTCTGCTTGTGGTGAGCACTTGCTTTTGTTGCCAGGATCCAGCAACCCCCCGGGTGAGCCCTGCCCACTCACCTCCGGAGAACGGGCTGGATAAAGCCCGTGGACTGAAGAAGGACGCCCCAAACAGCCCGGCCTCCGTCGCCTCCTCCAGCAGCACCCCGTCTTCCAAGACTAAAGACCAC AATGATAAATCCTCTACGCCTGGTTTAAAGTCCAACACTCCCACACCAAGGAGCGATGTACCGATGCCTGGGACAAGCAGCACTCCGGGCCTCCGACCGGCACCAGGGAAGCCCCCTGGAATGGATCCCTTGG CATCTGCCTTAAGGACCCCCATCTCCCTCGCTAGCTCTTATGCTGCCCCCTTTGCCATGATGGGGCATCACGAGATGAATGGCTCCCTTGCCAGCCCTGGGGCCTATGCAGGATTGCACAACATCCCCCCTCAAATGACAGCTGCCGCTGTAGCCTATGGCCGGTCACCCATGGTGAGCTTTGGAGCT GTTGGATTTGACCCCCATCCACCAATGAGGACTCCTGTCCTGCCCTCCATTCCTGGTGGCAAACC GGCTTACTCATTTCACGTCGGCACAGATGGGCAGATGCAGCCAGTTCCGTTTCCTCATGATGCCCTTGCTGGCCCTGGCATCCCCCGCCACGCCCGTCAGATCAATACCCTGAGCCATGGTGAAGTGGTGTGTGCCGTGACTATCAGCAACCCAACCAGGCATGTGTACACAGGGGGAAAGGGCTGTGTGAAGATTTGGGATATCAGCCAGCCGGGCACCAAGAACCCCATCTCCCAGCTAGATTGCTTG AACAGGGATAACTACATCCGTTCCTGCAAACTCCTTCCAGATGGGCGCACGCTTATTGTGGGGGGAGAGGCCAGCACCCTCACCATTtgggatctggcttcccccacccccagaatcAAGGCAGAACTGACCTCCTCTGCCCCTGCCTGTTATGCCTTGGCCATCAGCCCAGATGCCAAGGTGTGCTTCTCCTGCTGCAGTGATGGAAACATCGCCGTCTGGGATCTCCACAACCAGACACTGGTTAG GCAGTTCCAGGGTCACACGGATGGCGCCAGCTGCATTGACATCTCCCATGATGGCACCAAACTCTGGACGGGGGGCTTGGACAATACCGTGCGCTCCTGGGACCTTCGGGAAGGCAGGCAGCTACAGCAACATGACTTCACCTCCCAG ATCTTCTCGCTCGGCTACTGTCCAACAGGCGAGTGGCTTGTAGTGGGATTAGAGAGCAGCAATGTGGAAGTGCTGCATCACACCAAACCTGACAAATATCAGCTCCATCTGCACGAAAGCTGTGTTCTCTCCCTGAAGTTTGCCTGTTGTG GAAAGTGGTTTGTGAGCACTGGCAAAGACAACCTTCTCAATGCCTGGAGGACCCCGTATGGAGCCAGCATCTTCCAG TCAAAAGAATCTTCTTCCGTTTTAAGCTGTGATATTTCAGCAGATGACAAATACATTGTCACAGGTTCGGGTGACAAAAAGGCCACAGTTTACGAAGTAATCTACTGA